A stretch of the Pseudalkalibacillus hwajinpoensis genome encodes the following:
- a CDS encoding dihydrolipoamide acetyltransferase family protein, giving the protein MAVEKILMPQLGESVTEGTIEKWLVEVGDTVNKYDPIAEVNTDKVNAEVPSSYTGVIKELVAAEGDTIEVGELVCYIDIEGGASEEKQEESTGQKAIENLSEDKKDQEEVDQPMKRRYSPAVLRMAQENNLDLEQISGSGKGGRITRKDIQKVIESGEMPAPKEEPKAVSKKEEKKEAPKAPVKETSEGKGADVPVAEGDIEIPVTGVRRAIANNMLRSKHEAPHAWTMIEVDVTNLVEYRNGIKDDFKKKEGYGLTFFAFFVKAVVEALKEFPQMNSMWAGDKIVQKKDINISIAVGTDESLFVPVIKNADEKSIKGIAREVKELAQKAKTGKLKGEEMQGGTFTVNNTGSFGSVQSMGIINYPQAAILQVESIVKRPVVMNNGMIAVRDMVNLCLSLDHRVLDGMICGKFLARVKENLETISKDNTSVY; this is encoded by the coding sequence GTGGCAGTTGAAAAAATACTCATGCCCCAGTTGGGCGAGAGTGTCACAGAAGGTACAATTGAGAAATGGCTAGTTGAAGTTGGCGATACTGTTAATAAGTACGATCCAATTGCGGAAGTAAATACTGATAAAGTGAATGCGGAAGTTCCATCATCTTATACAGGCGTAATTAAAGAGCTTGTAGCTGCAGAAGGCGATACGATTGAAGTAGGCGAACTGGTTTGCTATATCGATATTGAAGGTGGAGCATCAGAAGAAAAGCAAGAAGAATCTACTGGTCAAAAAGCGATAGAGAATTTATCTGAAGATAAAAAAGATCAAGAAGAAGTAGATCAGCCGATGAAACGTCGTTATTCACCAGCTGTTCTCCGTATGGCTCAGGAAAACAATCTTGATCTTGAACAAATAAGCGGTTCTGGTAAAGGTGGGCGTATTACCCGTAAAGATATCCAGAAGGTGATTGAATCAGGTGAAATGCCAGCACCTAAAGAAGAACCTAAAGCTGTTAGCAAGAAGGAAGAGAAGAAAGAAGCTCCAAAAGCTCCAGTGAAAGAAACTTCTGAAGGAAAAGGAGCAGATGTTCCTGTAGCAGAAGGGGATATTGAAATTCCTGTTACTGGTGTTCGTCGTGCGATTGCCAACAATATGCTTCGCAGTAAGCATGAAGCGCCACATGCATGGACGATGATTGAAGTTGACGTAACGAATCTCGTTGAATATCGAAATGGGATAAAAGATGACTTTAAGAAGAAGGAAGGATATGGCTTAACGTTCTTTGCGTTCTTTGTTAAAGCTGTCGTAGAAGCTCTGAAAGAATTCCCTCAAATGAATTCAATGTGGGCTGGCGATAAGATCGTTCAGAAAAAAGATATTAATATTTCCATTGCTGTAGGAACAGATGAATCTCTTTTCGTCCCTGTTATTAAAAATGCAGACGAAAAATCAATTAAAGGCATTGCTCGCGAAGTGAAAGAGCTTGCTCAAAAAGCGAAAACGGGTAAATTGAAGGGTGAAGAAATGCAGGGTGGAACATTCACTGTGAATAACACTGGATCTTTCGGCTCTGTTCAATCAATGGGGATTATAAACTATCCTCAAGCAGCCATTCTTCAAGTTGAGAGTATTGTGAAGCGTCCTGTAGTTATGAACAACGGTATGATTGCTGTTCGTGATATGGTTAACCTTTGCCTTTCTCTTGACCATAGAGTTCTAGATGGCATGATTTGCGGTAAGTTTCTTGCTCGGGTAAAAGAAAACCTAGAGACGATTTCAAAAGACAATACTTCCGTTTATTAA
- a CDS encoding alpha-ketoacid dehydrogenase subunit beta, whose translation MPVISYIQAITQALREEMQRDKKVFVLGEDVGVRGGVFRATDGLYDEFGEQRVIDTPLAESAIAGVGIGAAMYGMRPVAEMQFADFIMPAVNQIVSEAAKIRYRSNNDWSCPITIRAPYGGGVHGALYHSQSVEALFANVPGLKIVMPSTPYDAKGLLKAAIRDDDPVLFFEHKRAYRLIKGQVPEEEYTLPIGKADVKREGDDITVITYGLSVHFALQAAEKLEKDGISAHVLDLRTVYPLDREAIVEAAKKTGKVLLVTEDNKEGSIISEVSAIIAEECLFDLDAPIQRLAGPDVPAMPYSPPMEKYFMLNPDKVEKAMRELAEF comes from the coding sequence ATGCCAGTTATTTCATATATTCAAGCGATAACCCAGGCCCTAAGAGAAGAAATGCAGCGCGATAAGAAAGTCTTTGTATTAGGTGAAGATGTAGGGGTACGAGGTGGAGTTTTCCGCGCTACTGATGGTTTGTATGATGAGTTTGGAGAACAACGAGTGATTGATACTCCACTTGCAGAGTCTGCTATCGCAGGCGTTGGTATCGGTGCTGCAATGTATGGGATGCGTCCTGTAGCTGAGATGCAGTTTGCTGATTTCATCATGCCTGCGGTCAATCAAATCGTATCAGAAGCAGCAAAAATTCGTTATCGTTCTAATAATGATTGGAGCTGTCCAATTACCATTCGTGCTCCGTATGGTGGTGGAGTGCATGGTGCCCTTTATCATTCGCAATCTGTCGAAGCACTTTTTGCTAATGTACCGGGACTTAAAATTGTTATGCCATCAACACCTTACGATGCAAAAGGATTGCTAAAAGCAGCGATTCGTGATGACGATCCAGTTCTTTTCTTTGAGCATAAACGAGCTTATCGTTTAATTAAAGGACAGGTGCCTGAAGAAGAATATACGCTTCCAATAGGAAAAGCGGATGTGAAGCGTGAGGGTGACGATATCACGGTAATTACATACGGTCTAAGCGTTCACTTTGCCCTTCAAGCAGCCGAGAAGCTTGAGAAAGACGGTATTTCTGCTCATGTTCTTGATCTTCGAACAGTATACCCGCTTGATCGTGAAGCGATTGTAGAAGCGGCGAAGAAGACAGGAAAGGTTCTTCTTGTTACAGAGGATAATAAAGAAGGAAGCATTATTAGTGAAGTTTCAGCGATTATTGCGGAAGAGTGTCTTTTTGATCTTGACGCTCCAATTCAACGCCTTGCAGGACCTGATGTCCCAGCAATGCCGTATTCTCCTCCGATGGAGAAATATTTCATGTTAAATCCTGATAAAGTCGAGAAAGCGATGCGTGAATTAGCTGAATTTTAA